The following DNA comes from Girardinichthys multiradiatus isolate DD_20200921_A chromosome 2, DD_fGirMul_XY1, whole genome shotgun sequence.
ttagttaaCAGCATTTAAAGTAAGTCCCTTATACATCAGCAAGTGCAATAGGTCGTAGCTTATATAATAAAGATGACACCATGTGGATTTGGAAGACATTTGTCTTTTACAATACAGATACTTTCTTAGGTCACTTCAAACATAATAGAAGAAAAGTTCATATTGTTAACAGTGTAACTATAAgtgttgtatttaaaaaaaaatacacttgtTGTTTGATATAACAAACATAGTAGAAATATACTTCATATACATGAAGAATAATTAATTCCCCTTCATCTCATCCTGGTAGTCACTAATGAAATATTAGAACATTTGGTAAATATGGAAAGAGAGCAGCTGCTTTCTGTAGCATCACAACCAACCTACATATTCATGTAAGCTGGTTTATGGGTATATTATTGGCCCGTTTACATTGTGGAGTTTGTGCCCAGAACATTTTTGGTCTCCAGGTAGTTGATGAGCTCCTTCACCCAGGTGGCTGAAGTTCTGACACACAGCTGACGGCCTGCCACTGTATTCAGCCTGGATATGGAAAAGAAAGAGGAGAGCGTCAGCAGATTCAGGAGCAGATTCAGTGTCACTGATGCACTTCTGCAACACTGAATACTTACAAGATGGCAGGGTTGGGGCAACGCTGACTGGTTTTGATGTAGCCCACAACTTTTTCTTTTGACACAGGCTTGTCATTGAATTTGAAGCAGCACTTCTTTGGGCCAACTCCACGCAAACCTGTAAACAGAACACAGAGaattaatatctcagaaacatAATCATGACCAGGTTCCACGCTGCGAGTTCCCTTTTGTAATTTCCTGTTAAACTATAAAAGGgcagcatttgatacagtcTCTTTTTTAGTTGAAGAGATTGTGCTGTTTCCACCTTGTGGGTCTGAACTTCTCATCTCAACCTTACTCCATTAAGGTTTAgattaaatgtatttgtatctGTTTTCCATTTTCATGTGAAAAGACAAAACTTGTTAACTAACCCTAAATGCCTTTTGGAGGAAAGGAAACTGTAGAGGTAAGTAATACTTAGATGGGCATGAAttattaaaagtaaaacttttgcctttcataatttaaaaagacaatTTGATTAAATGCAGCTTTAACTATCAGTAGTATGTTGTTTTATGGTCACCAACCATTAAAGCTATTAAAGTTGCATACTGCAGTATCTCAGGATCTGattgcttgttttatttatttttgtcaccacttttacatttaaaacagttgTTTAAAGCCTATCTCATTACTGGAAGCTAATTTGTTAAAGATAAACTGACATTAGAATTTAAAAGCTGATTGATAACATTCATTAAATGtcctaaatgtttgttttatttcaaagctTCTTCTTACCTTCAGTGAGAGCGATGACCGCCATCATCAGAACAATCACAGACAGAGCAAGACGAGCCATC
Coding sequences within:
- the LOC124880209 gene encoding monocyte chemotactic protein 1B-like, with translation MARLALSVIVLMMAVIALTEGLRGVGPKKCCFKFNDKPVSKEKVVGYIKTSQRCPNPAILLNTVAGRQLCVRTSATWVKELINYLETKNVLGTNSTM